A window of the Drosophila simulans strain w501 chromosome 2L, Prin_Dsim_3.1, whole genome shotgun sequence genome harbors these coding sequences:
- the LOC27208582 gene encoding uncharacterized protein LOC27208582: MEFMFQVLLVSFMVTALAATNLGSSYRYDCNSIKCTYKLCTNTLDGTQDCTTSDSVPKNIAGKRRASSYRYSCAWNTGVYKCTHIRCTQDFGGHKNCTTSVTTPN, translated from the exons ATGGAGTTTATG tttcaGGTTCTACTAGTCAGTTTCATGGTCACTGCTTTAGCTGCAACCAACCTAGGATCATCATACCGATATGACTGTAATTCGATTAAATGCACTTACAAGCTTTGCACAAATACTTTAGATGGTACACAAGATTGCACTACTAGCGATTCCGTTCCTAAAAATATAGCAGGCAAGAGAAGAGCATCTTCCTACAGGTATTCATGTGCTTGGAATACTGGCGTATATAAATGCACCCATATACGATGCACCCAAGATTTCGGAGGTCATAAAAATTGTACAACAAGCGTTACTACCCCAAATTAA